CGTGGAAAGTTTTTATTATTGACTCCAATCGTTCACAGTCCCTTAAATAAAGACCTTTGAGCGTTCTGGGTAGTCGGCCTCCGTTGCCTGATAAGGATATCAAAGATGCACACTCTTTTATCCCCAAGTCCTCCAGACAACTCTCTAGCTCCCAAGCATCCTTCACTAATAGTTtcaaattttgacatttttctatCTCTATTCttcttatgcttggcggtactTGATACCTTACGAAATATGTCAAAGAATTACACGACTCCATCATTACTTTTTCAAGACAAGGTGGACAACTAGCTTCTGGAAAAGAAATTAGATTTGAGCATCCAGTTAGCACAAGTTCCTTGAGTGCTCTTAGCTCTTGAATAAAGTGAGAGGGGGAGTCAGAGATGTTGCCTCCAATAATATTAGAAATCCGACGCTGCAGCCATCTATCCTCATTCTCCCATAAACATGTCAACTCTTCACAACCAGTAATCCAcaatccttgaagctttggcAATCCTCTGATGAACCCGTCTATTTCGAGTCTGAACTCTGAAATACCATGAAGCTCCATATCCTCCAGTAGCTCAAACTTAACTCCACTTCTGTGCACCACCCTTTTACAACAGCAGATGAACAGCCCACGAAGATGTTTATAATTGGCAATTGAAACCACTAACTCTTCACATAAAGCAATATACAGCTCTGATAATGAATCCATGCTCTTGGATAGCAAACACTTCAATTTCGGGCATCTAGAGATGGAAACCTGTCGCAGGCAAGGGAAAACTCGAATTTCTTCATTTGTTTTGCAAGGAAGCCACTCCTTCCAATTTTGCATATCCTCGAACCTCAGGTCTTCCAACACTGGAAAAGGCAAGCTGCACTCTCCATAAAACTCAGCACCCACACTTTTAACATTGGCCAGTCCTTGTATCTGAAGTTTTTTCAGAAAAGGTAATTGGCCAAGAGGAGGTAAGAATCGACAATTTTTACAATTCTCTAACTTCACATGCGTCATATCAGAGAATGAAGGATGTCCAATCCATTTTGAAAATTCGAAACCATTGTAGCCCTTGATGGTGAGGTCTAGAAGCTTTTTATGAGGTTCTAAACTGCAGAGCACCTCCGACTCCTTCTCACTTGTGCCACTCCATTCCAATTGCAATGTATCCAGCCCTTCCTTATTCATTATTTTGGCCCTCTTCACATCCCCAACATCGATCACATTTTCCAATCTTCCAAGGCTTATGGTCCCACGAAGATGCAATGACCCTATCTCTCCAAGCCCTGATGCACTACATTTCCCCACCACAAAATTAGGCACAGTTTGCAGATGAGTCAACCGACTTACTTGGGGAGGCATTTCTTCCAATGAAGGCGTGTTTGAATTGTTGAGATGACGTAAATTAGATAAATTGCTCATGTTTGAAGGTAGTGTCTTCAATTTTGAACAATTCTCTAATATTAACGTCTGTAAGTTGTAAAGCATGCATGTTGACTCAGGCAAACTCATTATTAATGTGTCAGAAAGATCAAGGTACCGCAGATGTCTCAACTTACCTACGGAATCTGGCAGCTCGGTCAGTTTATAGCCATTGAAGGAGAGTACCCGCAAGTATTTCAATTGTGGCAATAAATTAGAAGTTGCATAACGAGTCAGATAATTCTCATAACCACCAGAAACAGGAAGTGGTAGGAAAGTCCGCAAGCGTTTTGCTTCAGAAATTGTCTCAAATCTTTTTACCCCATCGAACTTACCAGAAATGTAAGCCAGATGACGAGTCTTTGCAGAACATGTACCATGCAGTTTATCCTCCAATCTGCAAAATGTGTCTCCAGCAGCCCATCGTGCCAACTCACCAACAAGGTCATGCATTACATAGCATGAACTGTTTTTGCCCGAGTTTTGAAATAATGACCGAGATAGTAGCTCCCCAAAATATTCATCACCGATATCTTCCATTGCTTTAGTCCCTTCTGGTAAAGCAAGGAAACCCTCTGCCATCCACAGCAGGATTAATTGTGTTTTCCCAAATTTATAGTCATTGGGAAGTATTGAGCAATAGGCAAAACACCTCTTCAAAGTTGAAGGGAGATAATGATAACTCAATCTGAGTACTGGGAGTATATTACTCCCATCTGATATGCTCCATAATTTATCATTCAGTATTTCCTCCCACTTGTCAGTTTTGTTACAACGTAAAacaccaccaagagtttttgcaGCCAATGGCAATCCATTGCAGTTCGTTACAATTTTCTTCTTAAGCAagtcaaaatttggtggcctgTCATTGCTAACATGCTGCTCAAATACTTGCAAACAATCTTCTTCTGATAAAGTCTCTAAATGATATACTTCAGTGGCTGGGGCTTGGGCTGGGGCTCCCATCAATGCAGCAACTTTTTCCTCACGTGTTGTCACCATTACCTTGCTTCCCTTAGCTCCCCTACGAAAGGGAGCTTGCAGTTTTGTCCATGAATCATAATCACATGTGCTCCAGACATCATCTAAAACAATCAGAAACCTTTTACCATCTATCGCCTTGCTCAGATTATCTTGAAGTCGACTGAACTCATCCATATCACATGGCCGAGATGTGACTTCCTTAGTAATAGTTCTCGTCACCGTTTGAAGATTGAAGTCATCGGACACTGAAACCCAGATCTTGAGATCAAACTGTTCCATTGCTGCTACATCATTGAAGACTTGTCCCGCAAGCGTTGTCTTGCCGAGTCCTCCCATACCAACAATGGCAACAACTTGATAATTGGTGGTAGAAGAAGGATCAACATCTCTGGACAACAGGTCAACAATCTTTCTTGCGTCTTCATGTCTCCCAACCACAGGTCCATCCAACACATACGAACTTGGTGTCCTTTGCGATGAGGATGTTGAAGTAGAGGTATTCAAACTGAGTTTCACTTTCCGGTCAAATATGTCTTGCAAGCGGTTAGCAATGTCGTCTATTTCGGAGCTCATATTGAAATTGAACTTGACTTTTTGAGGAACTTTGGTAAAGAAGCGGCGTACCTTGCTTGTGCAAGTTTGGTGAAGCTTGTGCTGCTTGCGTGCTAACATCTCATTAGAAAAGGTGTTGAGTAGATCGTCGATATCATAAGCCAAGTGTTTGAGGTCATTCAGCCACAGATCCACTGCCTTGTTCGTCAGCTGCTTCTCCTCTGCATCGGAAAGCACCGCTGCAACTGCGGAAAGTGTCTCTCTCCATTTTTGCAGCTTTTTGCCAGCTCCTCCCAAGCTTCCAAAGTAGCCCAGGATCTCTCGAGGCGTTAACCTGTCCAGCAGCAACTGAAGGAATGCCGCAAGAAAGACCTCTCCCAATGCCATACTAGTCTcgtctctctatctctctctctcgttgaaAAGATTCAGTGAAGTTGAGGATGGTATGATATTT
This portion of the Rosa chinensis cultivar Old Blush chromosome 1, RchiOBHm-V2, whole genome shotgun sequence genome encodes:
- the LOC112190929 gene encoding putative disease resistance protein At3g14460; translated protein: MALGEVFLAAFLQLLLDRLTPREILGYFGSLGGAGKKLQKWRETLSAVAAVLSDAEEKQLTNKAVDLWLNDLKHLAYDIDDLLNTFSNEMLARKQHKLHQTCTSKVRRFFTKVPQKVKFNFNMSSEIDDIANRLQDIFDRKVKLSLNTSTSTSSSQRTPSSYVLDGPVVGRHEDARKIVDLLSRDVDPSSTTNYQVVAIVGMGGLGKTTLAGQVFNDVAAMEQFDLKIWVSVSDDFNLQTVTRTITKEVTSRPCDMDEFSRLQDNLSKAIDGKRFLIVLDDVWSTCDYDSWTKLQAPFRRGAKGSKVMVTTREEKVAALMGAPAQAPATEVYHLETLSEEDCLQVFEQHVSNDRPPNFDLLKKKIVTNCNGLPLAAKTLGGVLRCNKTDKWEEILNDKLWSISDGSNILPVLRLSYHYLPSTLKRCFAYCSILPNDYKFGKTQLILLWMAEGFLALPEGTKAMEDIGDEYFGELLSRSLFQNSGKNSSCYVMHDLVGELARWAAGDTFCRLEDKLHGTCSAKTRHLAYISGKFDGVKRFETISEAKRLRTFLPLPVSGGYENYLTRYATSNLLPQLKYLRVLSFNGYKLTELPDSVGKLRHLRYLDLSDTLIMSLPESTCMLYNLQTLILENCSKLKTLPSNMSNLSNLRHLNNSNTPSLEEMPPQVSRLTHLQTVPNFVVGKCSASGLGEIGSLHLRGTISLGRLENVIDVGDVKRAKIMNKEGLDTLQLEWSGTSEKESEVLCSLEPHKKLLDLTIKGYNGFEFSKWIGHPSFSDMTHVKLENCKNCRFLPPLGQLPFLKKLQIQGLANVKSVGAEFYGECSLPFPVLEDLRFEDMQNWKEWLPCKTNEEIRVFPCLRQVSISRCPKLKCLLSKSMDSLSELYIALCEELVVSIANYKHLRGLFICCCKRVVHRSGVKFELLEDMELHGISEFRLEIDGFIRGLPKLQGLWITGCEELTCLWENEDRWLQRRISNIIGGNISDSPSHFIQELRALKELVLTGCSNLISFPEASCPPCLEKVMMESCNSLTYFVRYQVPPSIRRIEIEKCQNLKLLVKDAWELESCLEDLGIKECASLISLSGNGGRLPRTLKGLYLRDCERLESIIKTFHEDTCLEDLRIERCANLKSLPEGLCHLSALRILIIRKCGSFVSFPRGGLPSNLIDFRIDDCDQLEALPRGMDNLSSLQTLVLRHCGGLASILEEGFPPNLIDLEIGRLSEWGLQHLDRLTSLKHLGISGVDPDLVSFPPKEVLLPKSLIKLAIGEFPNLKRLSSSFQSLTSLESLNIWDCPKLASIIPEKEDHLPLSLTQLRIYHDCPLLTKKYQPGKGRHWPKEIAHIPYVYFGDWEDEAKADRWA